Proteins encoded in a region of the Sulfurimonas marina genome:
- a CDS encoding NAD(P)/FAD-dependent oxidoreductase encodes MKKVAVIGAGYGGLRAIENLANNKEVSLYLFDENSYHYLQTEAYGYIAGRFDLHDVALDLQNWCHGFKNRVNFIQEKVTFIDSRNNNVQTENGKYDFDYLIIASGARTNFFKQISGLDQYGFGVKKLFRSHGFRTAFEKLLYEKLVEEKSHGKLMNLAIGGAGLSGVEIAAEMADVVARQTKSIGESAQELQIYLIDASETILPGMSEYIINNTQKRLEELGVKIITNSFIDSVDKDTIYFKDKTELEYTFMIFTGGIIANTIEMDKEVQTNRIGQYICNDTLRIDENIFAIGDCAELTSKSGNILPPTAQTAERSAEYVAKSILKLLEEKELQPFKAKVDGVFVALGGYYAVGELFSFIKVKGKFAYILKKLITKSYYIGLKLRLNTGFMKRTSLEKENL; translated from the coding sequence GTGAAAAAAGTTGCAGTTATTGGTGCGGGTTACGGCGGTTTGCGGGCTATTGAAAATTTAGCAAACAATAAAGAGGTATCACTTTACCTTTTTGATGAAAATTCTTACCATTATTTACAAACTGAAGCATACGGATATATTGCAGGGAGATTTGATTTGCACGATGTTGCACTCGATCTGCAAAACTGGTGTCACGGATTTAAAAATAGAGTTAATTTTATACAAGAAAAAGTAACTTTTATCGATTCGAGAAACAATAATGTTCAAACAGAGAATGGAAAATATGATTTTGATTATCTGATCATTGCAAGCGGGGCGAGAACAAACTTTTTTAAACAGATAAGCGGTTTGGACCAATACGGTTTCGGTGTAAAAAAACTGTTTCGCTCTCACGGTTTTAGAACAGCTTTTGAGAAACTGCTCTATGAAAAGCTTGTAGAGGAAAAATCGCACGGAAAGTTGATGAATCTGGCAATCGGCGGAGCGGGACTGAGCGGTGTTGAGATTGCAGCCGAGATGGCAGACGTAGTTGCAAGACAAACAAAAAGTATAGGGGAATCTGCACAAGAACTGCAGATATATCTTATTGATGCCAGTGAGACAATACTTCCTGGAATGAGTGAATATATTATTAACAACACTCAAAAAAGACTTGAAGAATTAGGTGTAAAAATAATTACTAATAGTTTCATTGACAGTGTGGATAAAGATACGATCTACTTTAAAGATAAAACAGAGCTTGAGTACACATTTATGATCTTTACGGGTGGAATCATAGCCAATACAATCGAGATGGACAAAGAGGTGCAAACAAACAGAATAGGGCAGTATATTTGTAACGATACTTTGCGTATAGATGAAAATATTTTTGCCATAGGTGATTGTGCTGAACTGACAAGTAAGAGCGGTAATATTTTACCACCTACTGCACAAACTGCCGAGAGAAGTGCTGAGTATGTTGCAAAATCGATTTTAAAACTGTTAGAAGAAAAAGAGCTTCAGCCCTTTAAAGCAAAAGTGGACGGTGTGTTTGTTGCACTTGGCGGTTACTATGCAGTGGGTGAGTTGTTTAGTTTTATAAAAGTGAAGGGAAAATTTGCTTACATCTTGAAAAAACTGATCACGAAAAGTTACTACATAGGTTTAAAATTACGACTCAATACAGGATTTATGAAGCGTACATCTTTAGAGAAGGAAAATCTCTAA
- the nifV gene encoding homocitrate synthase, translating to MAIINDTTLRDGEQAPYVAFNTHEKLEIAKLLHNCGADELEVGIPAMGIKEQEDIKEILNLELPLRVMTWNRATLQDLEASLSCGVQAVDLSVPVSQTLIDVKFGGDKEKLFRNLEDVVTTAKKEGLFVCIGGEDSSRGDEEFLAEIMNFGESLGADRFRYCDTVGILTPHATYEKIDYLAKHSSLDIEMHMHNDFGMATANSVAGFEAGAISANTTVIGLGERAGNASFEQVLMSLKHQFHEDREIDPINLQTLVQSVALAANRQISHNRPIVGRNIFSHESGIHVSGMIKSLNAYEAFEPEMVGLHRFFPIGKHSGSATINYHLKAFGITPVKAKVQGLLPKVREIVTQRKTVLEPNELVELYLCS from the coding sequence ATGGCGATCATAAATGACACGACACTTCGAGACGGGGAACAGGCTCCCTATGTTGCGTTTAATACGCATGAAAAATTAGAAATTGCCAAACTTCTTCATAACTGTGGTGCTGATGAACTTGAAGTGGGGATTCCTGCCATGGGAATAAAAGAGCAAGAGGATATAAAAGAGATCTTGAACCTTGAACTTCCGCTTCGTGTAATGACTTGGAACAGAGCCACTTTACAGGACTTGGAAGCATCTCTTTCATGCGGTGTGCAGGCTGTTGATCTCTCAGTCCCTGTTTCTCAAACTTTAATCGATGTAAAGTTTGGCGGAGACAAAGAGAAACTTTTTAGAAACCTTGAGGATGTTGTCACTACGGCAAAAAAAGAGGGGCTGTTTGTTTGTATCGGTGGAGAAGATTCTTCTCGCGGGGATGAAGAGTTTTTAGCTGAAATTATGAACTTCGGCGAGTCACTCGGTGCTGATCGCTTTCGCTACTGTGATACGGTTGGAATACTGACACCACATGCTACTTACGAGAAAATAGACTACCTTGCAAAACATTCAAGTTTAGATATAGAGATGCATATGCATAACGATTTCGGAATGGCTACTGCCAACTCTGTAGCAGGTTTTGAAGCGGGAGCAATCAGTGCGAATACGACGGTAATCGGTTTAGGTGAACGTGCCGGAAACGCTTCGTTTGAGCAGGTGTTAATGAGTTTAAAACACCAATTCCACGAAGATCGTGAGATAGATCCTATTAATCTACAGACGCTTGTACAAAGTGTTGCACTTGCAGCAAACAGACAGATAAGTCACAACAGACCTATTGTCGGGAGAAATATCTTCTCACACGAATCGGGCATCCATGTAAGCGGAATGATTAAAAGCCTCAATGCATATGAAGCGTTTGAGCCGGAAATGGTTGGACTGCACCGCTTTTTCCCGATCGGAAAACACTCAGGAAGTGCGACTATTAACTATCACCTTAAAGCATTTGGTATTACACCTGTAAAAGCAAAGGTGCAAGGTCTTTTACCGAAAGTTCGTGAGATAGTGACACAAAGAAAAACGGTGTTAGAACCAAATGAATTAGTGGAGTTATATTTATGTTCATAG
- the nifB gene encoding nitrogenase cofactor biosynthesis protein NifB, whose translation MSCSTGGCGTSPDMGFDPNNPEAMAIQEKINNHPCYSEGAHQHYARIHVAVAPACNIQCNYCNRKYDCSNESRPGVTSSKLTPEEAVKKVLYVGGDIQQLSVVGVAGPGDALANPKKTFDTFRMLQEKAPDLKLCLSTNGLRLPDYIDEIEKYNVDHVTVTINTVDPTGEIGSQIYPWVHWDHKKIWGPEGAKLLLEKQLEGIRMLTERGILVKANSVLIPGINDKDLPNVAKKLKEMNVFLHNIMPLLSSPEFGTKFGLDGVPSATDQETMAAQEACGMDMKLMSHCRQCRADAVGLIGEDRGEEFTKDVFMNMSFTALEDKYNIEARSKKHEMIETWRSHLEEANKRIKIEQAAKEQLSSNGETKLIAITTAGEGMINQHFGSAQEFLIYEAGDKAIKFVMHRKIESSYSGADVAEDYNPIEEIKTTLKDVDVLLTAKIGECPMNDLNEIGLICDDSYANEPIEISVHEAAKKYFFNNEQELG comes from the coding sequence ATGAGTTGTTCAACTGGAGGATGCGGTACGTCACCAGATATGGGATTTGATCCAAACAATCCCGAAGCTATGGCTATCCAAGAAAAGATCAATAATCACCCGTGTTATAGTGAGGGAGCTCACCAACACTATGCAAGGATTCACGTGGCGGTAGCTCCGGCATGTAATATTCAATGTAACTACTGTAACAGAAAGTATGACTGTTCAAACGAATCTCGTCCGGGAGTAACAAGTTCTAAACTGACACCTGAAGAGGCTGTAAAAAAAGTACTTTATGTCGGTGGTGACATTCAACAGCTTTCTGTTGTAGGTGTTGCAGGACCGGGTGATGCACTGGCAAACCCTAAAAAGACATTTGATACATTTAGAATGCTTCAAGAAAAAGCACCGGATCTTAAACTGTGTCTTTCAACAAACGGTCTTCGTTTACCTGACTACATCGATGAGATCGAAAAATACAATGTTGACCACGTAACTGTAACGATCAACACTGTAGATCCAACCGGTGAGATCGGTTCTCAGATCTATCCATGGGTACACTGGGATCACAAAAAAATCTGGGGTCCTGAAGGGGCAAAACTTCTTTTAGAGAAGCAACTTGAAGGTATCCGTATGCTTACTGAGCGTGGAATCCTTGTAAAAGCCAACTCTGTTTTAATCCCTGGTATTAATGACAAAGATCTTCCAAATGTTGCTAAAAAGCTAAAAGAGATGAATGTATTTTTACACAATATTATGCCACTTCTCTCTTCTCCTGAGTTTGGTACAAAATTTGGACTTGACGGAGTTCCTAGTGCAACTGACCAAGAAACAATGGCGGCTCAAGAAGCATGTGGAATGGATATGAAACTTATGAGCCACTGTCGTCAGTGTCGTGCGGATGCAGTAGGTCTTATCGGTGAAGACAGAGGTGAAGAGTTCACTAAAGATGTATTTATGAACATGAGTTTTACAGCACTTGAAGATAAGTACAACATCGAAGCTCGTTCGAAAAAACATGAGATGATTGAGACTTGGAGAAGTCATCTTGAAGAAGCGAATAAACGTATTAAAATTGAGCAGGCTGCTAAAGAGCAACTAAGCTCAAACGGTGAGACAAAACTTATCGCTATTACAACTGCCGGTGAAGGTATGATCAACCAACACTTCGGTTCTGCTCAAGAGTTCCTAATCTACGAAGCAGGTGACAAGGCGATCAAATTTGTAATGCACAGAAAAATCGAGAGTTCTTACTCAGGTGCAGATGTTGCCGAAGATTATAACCCGATCGAAGAGATCAAAACAACACTCAAAGATGTAGATGTACTTCTTACTGCAAAAATCGGGGAGTGTCCTATGAACGACTTAAATGAGATCGGACTTATCTGTGATGACAGCTATGCAAACGAGCCAATCGAGATCTCAGTTCACGAAGCTGCTAAAAAATACTTCTTTAACAACGAGCAAGAGTTAGGGTAA
- a CDS encoding CCE_0567 family metalloprotein encodes MALTDEQKALKKELAGYKRKVVELAGEIHDIVEDTIWTDYGRLIPLSEEVQTAMKVVEDFKAEHSFLQ; translated from the coding sequence ATGGCATTAACAGATGAACAAAAAGCACTAAAAAAAGAGTTAGCAGGTTACAAAAGAAAAGTTGTAGAACTTGCAGGTGAGATCCATGACATAGTTGAAGATACAATCTGGACTGATTATGGCAGACTCATACCTCTTAGCGAAGAAGTTCAAACAGCTATGAAAGTAGTTGAAGACTTCAAAGCTGAGCATTCGTTTTTACAATAA
- a CDS encoding FAD-dependent oxidoreductase: MNRRDILKFGAISAAAATVTLTGCTTSPKPDDSVKPAVGMGSKAPLPAAKGPRVVIVGGGWSGLSVAKYTKKFAPNADVVLVEQRTQFHSCPISNLYLVGAVDLEFITHDYLQAARENKYTYFNASAIGIDKAQKIVKTTNGDIDYDYLVLAPGIDYDYSPWNVDLATEQRLRTEYPAGFMSPSEHMTIKSKLEDFEGGNFIITVPGGNYRCLPAPYERACLIADYFKKNEIEGKVLILDANPDITIKSEGFHSAYDEMYKDYVEYVPNAAIMSVDLENKKVIAGELEDEFEFSDAAFYPHVRGGKLLEVCGVAKDNAFNKMEGNIDPFTYEVIGEKNIFVAGDARPMGYSKSGNTSNSEGHYLGKLLAERITKNKDIPWKSPLTVCYSAVSAMPNHAISVRAEYEFKGKTLAGFTNVELSQEWRGKIGENNGKALMEWAKGMYRDMFNA; this comes from the coding sequence ATGAATCGTAGAGACATATTGAAATTTGGTGCTATCAGTGCAGCTGCAGCAACAGTTACTTTAACAGGTTGTACAACTAGTCCGAAACCGGATGACAGCGTAAAACCTGCTGTCGGAATGGGCTCTAAAGCACCGTTACCAGCGGCTAAAGGTCCTAGAGTTGTTATAGTAGGTGGTGGATGGTCAGGTCTGTCAGTTGCCAAATATACTAAAAAATTTGCACCTAATGCTGATGTTGTTTTAGTTGAACAAAGAACACAATTCCATTCTTGTCCTATTAGTAACTTATACCTTGTAGGTGCAGTTGATTTAGAATTTATAACTCACGATTATTTACAAGCTGCTCGTGAAAATAAATATACATATTTTAACGCTTCAGCTATCGGAATAGATAAAGCTCAAAAAATAGTAAAAACAACGAATGGTGATATAGATTATGATTATTTAGTTTTAGCTCCGGGAATTGATTATGATTATAGTCCTTGGAATGTAGACCTTGCAACTGAACAAAGATTAAGAACGGAATACCCTGCAGGTTTTATGTCACCAAGTGAACATATGACAATCAAAAGCAAGTTAGAAGACTTTGAAGGCGGTAACTTCATTATAACTGTACCTGGCGGTAACTATAGATGTCTTCCAGCTCCATATGAAAGAGCTTGTTTAATAGCAGATTATTTCAAAAAGAACGAGATTGAAGGTAAGGTACTGATTTTAGATGCTAATCCGGATATTACGATCAAGTCTGAAGGTTTCCACTCGGCATACGATGAGATGTATAAAGATTATGTAGAGTATGTTCCAAATGCAGCTATTATGAGTGTCGATCTAGAAAACAAAAAAGTGATCGCAGGTGAACTTGAAGATGAATTTGAGTTTAGTGATGCTGCATTCTACCCTCATGTACGTGGTGGGAAACTATTAGAAGTTTGTGGTGTAGCAAAAGACAATGCCTTTAATAAAATGGAAGGAAATATTGATCCGTTTACATATGAAGTAATTGGTGAAAAAAATATCTTCGTAGCGGGTGATGCTCGTCCTATGGGTTACTCAAAATCAGGTAATACGTCAAACTCTGAAGGTCACTACTTAGGGAAATTGTTAGCTGAGAGAATTACTAAAAATAAAGATATTCCATGGAAATCTCCGTTAACTGTATGTTATTCTGCAGTTTCTGCTATGCCTAATCATGCAATCTCTGTTAGAGCAGAGTATGAATTTAAAGGTAAAACACTTGCAGGTTTCACAAATGTTGAACTTTCACAAGAGTGGCGTGGCAAAATAGGTGAAAATAACGGAAAAGCACTGATGGAATGGGCTAAAGGTATGTATAGAGATATGTTTAACGCATAA
- a CDS encoding Rieske 2Fe-2S domain-containing protein — protein sequence MQRREFFKVVAGVGAVIVAPSLITTDLRADDGRLYKTYNKVQLVDAKGNPILASKLLEEENYIFNYPYVGVSSFLIALPEKTETDVTLKSESGEEYIWKGGIGKKGNIVAYSSICSHQMTHVHKNESFISYQKKGQKTMACKQTGVMVCGSHLSAYDANKGCKVISGPAPQPLASIVLEHHDDDTLWAVGVLGSDKFHEFFKAFKSELKEQYGGARKAKKKVKETAQVVTLAEFTKDIIQY from the coding sequence ATGCAAAGAAGAGAGTTCTTCAAAGTAGTTGCAGGGGTTGGAGCGGTGATAGTCGCTCCATCTCTTATAACTACAGACTTAAGAGCTGATGATGGCAGATTGTATAAAACATACAATAAAGTTCAGTTGGTTGATGCTAAGGGTAATCCTATTTTAGCTTCAAAACTTCTAGAGGAAGAAAACTACATATTTAACTATCCGTATGTAGGAGTAAGTTCATTTCTAATAGCTTTACCGGAAAAAACAGAGACAGATGTTACACTGAAAAGTGAAAGCGGTGAAGAGTATATCTGGAAAGGCGGTATAGGGAAAAAAGGAAATATAGTAGCGTATAGCTCTATATGTAGTCATCAGATGACACATGTTCATAAAAATGAGTCTTTTATCTCTTACCAAAAGAAGGGTCAAAAAACTATGGCTTGTAAACAAACGGGTGTTATGGTCTGCGGCTCACATCTTTCAGCATATGATGCTAATAAAGGGTGTAAAGTGATAAGTGGACCTGCACCACAACCTCTTGCAAGTATAGTATTGGAGCATCATGATGATGATACTCTTTGGGCAGTCGGTGTCCTCGGTTCAGACAAGTTCCATGAATTTTTTAAAGCGTTCAAGTCTGAACTCAAAGAGCAGTACGGCGGAGCTAGAAAAGCAAAGAAAAAAGTAAAAGAGACTGCTCAAGTTGTTACTTTAGCAGAATTTACAAAAGATATAATTCAATACTAA